One stretch of Sulfuricystis multivorans DNA includes these proteins:
- the paaK gene encoding phenylacetate--CoA ligase PaaK produces the protein MMKAFDAIETASRDEIFALQTERLRWTLHHAYDNVAHIRAKFDAAGVHPDDFRELPDLAKFPFTTKQDLRATYPFGMFAVPESKVVRIHASSGTTGKPTVVGYTQKDIDTWAHLMARSIHAAGGRPGDKVHISYGYGLFTGGLGAHYGAEKLGCTVIPFGGGQTERQVQLIQDFKPKIIMVTPSYMLAIADEFERQGLDPADCALKIGIHGAEPWTQQMREEIERRFAIDAIDIYGLSEVMGPGVAQECIESKDGPVIWEDHFYPEIIDPNTGEVLPDGEQGELVFTSLTKEALPIIRYRTRDLTRLLPPTARSFRRIAKITGRSDDMLIIRGVNVFPSQIEELILKQPKLSPHYQLEVSREGHLDALTVNVEIKPEFATLTAPEKEFIAHDLQHHIKSYVGISTKVEIKAVGAIERSIGKAKRVIDTRPK, from the coding sequence ATGATGAAAGCATTCGATGCCATCGAAACCGCCAGCCGCGACGAGATCTTCGCCTTGCAGACCGAGCGGCTGCGCTGGACACTACACCACGCCTACGACAACGTGGCCCACATCCGCGCCAAGTTCGACGCCGCGGGTGTGCATCCCGATGATTTCCGCGAACTTCCCGATCTGGCGAAATTCCCCTTCACCACCAAGCAGGATTTGCGCGCCACCTATCCCTTCGGCATGTTCGCGGTGCCCGAAAGCAAGGTCGTGCGCATCCATGCCTCGTCAGGCACGACCGGTAAGCCAACCGTCGTCGGCTACACGCAGAAGGACATCGATACCTGGGCGCATCTGATGGCTCGCTCTATTCATGCCGCCGGCGGCCGACCCGGCGACAAGGTGCACATCTCCTACGGCTACGGGCTGTTTACCGGCGGCTTGGGCGCGCACTACGGCGCTGAAAAGCTGGGCTGCACGGTGATCCCGTTCGGCGGGGGGCAGACCGAGCGGCAGGTTCAGCTGATCCAGGATTTCAAGCCGAAGATCATCATGGTCACACCCTCCTACATGCTGGCGATCGCCGATGAGTTCGAGCGACAGGGCCTCGATCCGGCGGACTGTGCGCTGAAGATCGGCATCCACGGCGCGGAGCCGTGGACGCAACAGATGCGCGAGGAGATCGAACGCCGCTTCGCGATCGACGCGATCGACATCTACGGACTCTCCGAAGTGATGGGGCCGGGCGTGGCGCAGGAATGCATCGAAAGCAAGGACGGCCCGGTGATCTGGGAAGATCACTTCTACCCCGAGATCATCGACCCGAATACCGGCGAAGTGTTGCCCGACGGCGAGCAGGGCGAGCTGGTGTTTACCTCGCTGACCAAGGAAGCGCTGCCGATCATCCGCTACCGCACGCGCGATCTCACCCGTCTGTTGCCGCCGACGGCCAGGAGCTTCCGGCGCATCGCCAAGATCACCGGCCGCTCGGACGACATGCTGATCATCCGCGGCGTCAATGTCTTCCCCAGCCAGATCGAAGAGCTGATCCTCAAGCAGCCCAAGCTCTCGCCGCATTACCAACTCGAAGTGAGCCGCGAAGGCCATCTCGACGCCCTGACGGTGAATGTCGAGATCAAGCCCGAATTCGCCACGCTGACCGCGCCCGAGAAGGAATTCATCGCCCACGACCTGCAGCACCACATCAAGTCCTACGTCGGCATCTCGACCAAGGTCGAGATCAAGGCGGTGGGCGCGATCGAGCGCTCGATTGGCAAGGCCAAACGCGTCATCGACACGCGGCCGAAATGA
- a CDS encoding AbrB/MazE/SpoVT family DNA-binding domain-containing protein has product MRSTLTQRGQTVVPARIRKHFNLSPADRLEWIIEGDCLRVCPVRADPIAAFRGQGKGGATARLLAERRADSQHE; this is encoded by the coding sequence ATGCGTAGCACACTGACACAACGCGGCCAAACGGTCGTGCCGGCGAGGATCCGCAAGCATTTCAACCTCTCCCCCGCCGATAGGCTGGAGTGGATCATCGAGGGCGATTGCTTGCGCGTGTGCCCGGTGCGCGCCGATCCGATCGCCGCTTTCCGCGGGCAAGGCAAAGGGGGAGCGACGGCCCGCCTGCTCGCGGAGCGTCGCGCCGATAGTCAGCACGAATGA
- a CDS encoding PIN domain-containing protein, with amino-acid sequence MKRWLFDTSALLTLRDDEAGADVVADLLTQAGAGKARCMGCFITLMEVFYRVWKDEGEAAGRLAHAQCLALPIEWLHETPELLEASARFKATRKLSLADAWIAAAAELKGATLVHKDPEFAALSLPQLKLPYKTCP; translated from the coding sequence ATGAAACGCTGGCTGTTCGATACTTCCGCCTTGCTCACCCTGCGCGACGACGAAGCAGGCGCTGACGTGGTCGCCGATCTGCTTACCCAGGCCGGCGCCGGCAAGGCCCGTTGCATGGGCTGTTTCATCACGCTGATGGAAGTGTTCTATCGCGTCTGGAAAGACGAAGGCGAGGCTGCTGGCCGTCTGGCGCATGCCCAGTGCCTTGCACTGCCCATCGAGTGGTTGCACGAAACACCCGAGCTGCTCGAAGCGTCGGCACGCTTCAAAGCCACACGGAAGCTTTCGCTCGCCGATGCCTGGATCGCTGCGGCTGCCGAACTCAAGGGGGCAACCCTCGTGCATAAGGATCCTGAATTTGCCGCCCTTTCCCTGCCGCAACTGAAATTACCTTACAAAACCTGTCCATGA
- the paaK gene encoding phenylacetate--CoA ligase PaaK produces MMPQDITRASRDEIAALQLERLQATVRRVYGRVPHYKAKFDAAGVHPDDLKTLDDLEKFPFTTKEDLRQTYPFGMFAEPLENIVRLHASSGTTGKPTVVAYTQKDIDTWADIMARSIRAAGGTKRDIIHITHGYGLFTGGLGVHYGAERLGCTVVPISGGQTERQVQLIRDFGATMIVGTPSYVLNIVDEFERQGLDPRASSLQRGIFGAEPWGEEMRKELESRLGIVAMDLYGLSELIGPGVAAECIESRDGPTIWEDHFYPEIIDPETGRVLPDGEPGELVFTSLTKEALPVVRYRTRDLTRLMPPTARSFRRIGKITGRSDDMLIIRGVNVFPSQIEELILKTPGLAPHYQLVVSRQGHLDDLTVRVEPKPELADDAFQRETVAGELRHRIKAMIGINTKIEVLDVGAVARSEGKAKRIVDLRKG; encoded by the coding sequence ATGATGCCACAGGACATCACCCGCGCCAGCCGCGACGAGATCGCGGCTTTGCAGCTCGAGCGCTTACAGGCCACCGTGAGACGGGTCTATGGGCGCGTACCCCACTACAAGGCGAAGTTCGATGCCGCCGGCGTGCATCCGGACGATCTGAAAACGCTCGACGATCTAGAGAAATTTCCTTTCACGACCAAGGAAGACCTGCGCCAGACCTATCCTTTCGGCATGTTCGCCGAGCCGCTGGAGAACATCGTTCGTCTGCACGCCTCTTCCGGCACCACCGGCAAGCCCACCGTCGTCGCCTATACCCAGAAGGACATCGACACCTGGGCCGACATCATGGCGCGCTCGATTCGAGCGGCCGGCGGCACGAAGCGCGACATCATCCACATCACCCACGGCTATGGGCTGTTCACCGGCGGTCTGGGAGTGCATTACGGCGCCGAACGGCTCGGCTGCACCGTCGTGCCCATCTCGGGCGGGCAGACCGAACGGCAGGTGCAATTGATCCGCGACTTCGGCGCGACGATGATCGTCGGCACGCCGTCCTACGTGCTCAACATCGTCGATGAATTCGAGCGTCAGGGCCTCGATCCGCGCGCATCGTCCTTGCAGCGCGGCATCTTCGGCGCCGAGCCGTGGGGCGAAGAAATGCGCAAGGAGCTGGAGTCGCGCCTTGGCATCGTCGCGATGGACCTGTATGGCCTGTCCGAACTGATCGGCCCGGGCGTCGCTGCCGAATGCATCGAATCGCGCGACGGGCCGACGATCTGGGAAGACCACTTCTACCCGGAGATCATCGACCCGGAAACTGGCCGGGTGCTGCCCGACGGCGAGCCTGGCGAGCTGGTCTTCACTTCGCTCACCAAGGAAGCGCTGCCGGTGGTGCGTTACCGCACGCGGGATCTGACGCGCCTGATGCCGCCGACGGCCAGGAGCTTCCGCCGCATCGGCAAGATCACCGGCCGCTCAGATGACATGCTGATCATCCGCGGCGTGAATGTCTTCCCCAGCCAGATCGAGGAATTGATCCTCAAGACGCCGGGGCTTGCGCCGCATTATCAGCTCGTGGTCTCGCGGCAAGGGCATCTCGACGACCTCACCGTGCGCGTCGAGCCGAAGCCGGAGCTGGCCGACGACGCTTTCCAGCGTGAAACCGTGGCGGGCGAATTGCGCCACCGCATCAAGGCGATGATCGGCATCAACACGAAGATCGAGGTCCTCGACGTCGGCGCTGTAGCCCGTTCCGAAGGAAAGGCGAAGCGCATCGTCGATCTGAGGAAGGGATGA
- a CDS encoding type IV pilus assembly protein FimV has product MRTISDEAFQRWIKEDTQVVQGILTGLTHIDALLADIERMVRHLPDLGAMPKPAPAPPPVVVEKTVVKEVEVPGPLGGWMPTLSGAALLALLAFWLGRKQAAKSAPTMAKAKIAEPAAASAVAKRGMPPAPPPAIPQESPAQRAASTPTPTPSAPAAPAPTLVQPVPTSVEPVPSSIEATPAEETDQAIELAEVMLSMGLGHGAVQTLTEQIRNEPKQALRHWLKLLEIYRRNGQQAEFERSAEELRLHFNVRPEDWHPQGIQQTLENFPHIAKRLTELWGTADCLVYMQNLLADNRGGARSGFPQPVAEELLMLIAVMRAAYFG; this is encoded by the coding sequence GTGCGCACCATCTCCGATGAGGCGTTCCAGCGCTGGATCAAGGAGGACACCCAGGTCGTCCAGGGCATTCTGACGGGTCTGACGCACATCGACGCCCTGCTCGCCGACATCGAGCGCATGGTCCGGCATTTGCCCGATCTCGGCGCAATGCCGAAACCTGCGCCGGCACCTCCACCTGTCGTGGTCGAGAAAACCGTCGTCAAGGAAGTAGAAGTGCCCGGGCCTCTCGGCGGTTGGATGCCGACACTTTCCGGTGCCGCCCTGCTTGCGCTGCTGGCATTCTGGTTGGGCAGGAAGCAGGCCGCGAAGTCAGCGCCGACGATGGCAAAGGCAAAGATTGCCGAGCCAGCTGCAGCATCAGCAGTGGCAAAGAGGGGCATGCCACCCGCCCCGCCGCCTGCCATCCCTCAGGAATCCCCGGCCCAGCGCGCGGCAAGCACTCCGACTCCGACGCCATCCGCGCCAGCAGCACCTGCACCGACCCTGGTCCAGCCGGTGCCGACGTCGGTCGAGCCCGTGCCGTCCTCGATCGAGGCAACGCCCGCCGAAGAAACGGATCAGGCCATCGAGCTCGCCGAGGTCATGCTTTCGATGGGCCTGGGCCATGGCGCGGTGCAGACGCTGACCGAGCAGATCCGCAACGAACCGAAACAGGCGCTGCGGCACTGGCTGAAGCTGCTCGAAATCTATCGCAGGAATGGCCAGCAGGCGGAATTCGAGCGCTCGGCGGAGGAATTGCGCCTGCATTTCAACGTCCGTCCCGAGGACTGGCATCCGCAGGGCATTCAGCAGACGCTGGAAAATTTCCCGCACATCGCCAAGCGGCTCACCGAGCTGTGGGGCACAGCCGACTGCCTCGTCTATATGCAGAATCTGCTCGCCGACAACCGGGGCGGCGCACGCTCGGGCTTTCCGCAGCCGGTCGCCGAAGAGCTATTGATGTTGATCGCCGTGATGCGCGCGGCTTATTTCGGCTAG
- a CDS encoding Nif3-like dinuclear metal center hexameric protein, translated as MRREELTDYLNGMLAVERFRDYCPNGLQVEGREEIRRVVCGVTANLALIEAAIERGADALLVHHGWFWKGEDGRITGFRKERLKRLLAHDINLIAYHLPLDAHPEVGNNAQLALRFGWTIDGHFGAQELGCRAVLPAPSFAADLAAQVARALGRAPLMIGEAAQEVRTVAWCSGGAQDWFEAAIAAGADLFLSGEISEHSVHLARESGVAYLAAGHHATERYGVMALGRHLAERFGLECEFVEIDNPV; from the coding sequence ATGCGACGCGAGGAATTGACGGATTATCTGAATGGCATGCTGGCGGTGGAGCGCTTTCGCGATTATTGCCCAAACGGCTTGCAAGTGGAAGGACGTGAGGAGATCCGGCGCGTCGTCTGCGGCGTCACCGCGAACCTGGCGCTGATCGAGGCGGCGATCGAACGCGGCGCCGATGCGCTGCTCGTGCATCACGGCTGGTTCTGGAAGGGCGAGGACGGCCGCATCACCGGCTTTCGCAAAGAGCGCCTAAAGCGCCTGCTCGCGCACGACATCAATCTGATTGCCTATCACCTGCCGCTCGATGCCCATCCCGAGGTCGGCAACAACGCCCAGCTCGCCTTGCGCTTCGGTTGGACGATCGACGGGCATTTCGGCGCGCAGGAGCTGGGCTGTCGTGCCGTGCTGCCAGCGCCGAGTTTCGCCGCGGACCTCGCCGCGCAAGTGGCGCGTGCGCTGGGGCGTGCGCCGCTCATGATCGGTGAGGCGGCGCAAGAGGTGCGCACCGTCGCCTGGTGCAGTGGCGGTGCCCAGGATTGGTTCGAAGCGGCCATTGCCGCCGGTGCCGATCTTTTTCTGTCAGGCGAGATTTCCGAACACAGCGTGCATCTGGCGCGCGAAAGTGGTGTTGCTTACCTCGCGGCCGGCCATCATGCGACGGAGCGTTATGGCGTGATGGCGTTGGGCCGTCATCTGGCCGAGCGTTTCGGCCTCGAGTGCGAGTTCGTCGAGATCGACAATCCGGTCTAG
- a CDS encoding Do family serine endopeptidase: MKRLWLIFAQTVTISVAALFVVQTLKPEWLSFRPGIGRPQVVAIQQAREEDAKRVTTSFAEAARAALPTVVHIFTSQEVRQPPFSDDPLFRRFFGDRFGGEPQRQSGLGSGVVVSADGFVLTNNHVVESADAIEVALLDGRKFEARLVGADPESDLAVLKISSDKPLTPITFAPPNTLHVGDVVLAIGNPFGVGQTVTHGIVSALGRTHLGINTFEDFIQTDAAINPGNSGGALVDSNGRLVGINTAIFSQSGGSMGIGFAIPVSLAKNVMEQIVKTGTVTRGWIGVEVQDMTPELAESFGVKGEEGALIAGVMRNGPADKAGVRPGDILLSVAGKPVKDAQVMLELIAALPPGEKAKFGLLREGKPIEVEIAIGKRPQPPRQ, encoded by the coding sequence ATCAAACGATTGTGGCTCATTTTCGCCCAGACCGTGACGATCAGCGTCGCGGCGCTGTTCGTCGTGCAAACCCTGAAGCCGGAATGGCTAAGCTTTCGGCCCGGTATCGGCCGACCGCAGGTGGTCGCGATCCAGCAAGCGAGGGAAGAGGATGCGAAGCGCGTGACCACCAGCTTTGCCGAGGCAGCACGTGCTGCGTTGCCTACGGTCGTGCATATTTTTACCAGCCAGGAGGTTCGCCAGCCGCCGTTTTCCGACGATCCGCTGTTTCGCCGCTTCTTCGGCGACCGCTTCGGCGGCGAGCCGCAGCGCCAGTCGGGGCTGGGCAGTGGCGTCGTCGTATCGGCAGACGGCTTCGTGCTGACCAACAACCATGTCGTCGAATCCGCCGATGCAATCGAGGTTGCGCTACTGGATGGCCGCAAATTCGAAGCGCGGCTGGTCGGCGCCGATCCGGAATCGGATCTCGCGGTGCTGAAGATCTCCAGCGACAAACCGCTGACGCCGATCACCTTCGCCCCGCCGAATACGCTGCACGTCGGCGACGTGGTGCTGGCGATCGGCAACCCGTTCGGTGTCGGTCAGACCGTCACCCACGGCATCGTTTCGGCGCTCGGCCGCACGCATCTGGGCATCAACACCTTCGAGGATTTCATCCAGACCGATGCGGCGATCAACCCCGGCAACTCGGGCGGCGCGCTGGTCGATAGCAATGGCCGGCTGGTGGGCATCAATACCGCGATCTTCTCGCAAAGCGGCGGCTCGATGGGTATCGGTTTCGCGATTCCGGTCTCGCTGGCGAAAAACGTCATGGAACAGATCGTCAAGACCGGGACGGTGACGCGCGGCTGGATCGGCGTCGAAGTGCAGGACATGACTCCGGAACTGGCCGAATCTTTTGGCGTGAAGGGTGAGGAAGGTGCGCTGATCGCCGGCGTGATGCGCAATGGCCCGGCCGACAAGGCAGGCGTACGCCCCGGCGACATCTTGCTCTCGGTTGCCGGCAAGCCGGTCAAGGATGCGCAGGTGATGCTGGAGCTGATTGCCGCCCTGCCACCGGGAGAAAAGGCGAAATTCGGCCTGCTGCGCGAGGGCAAGCCGATCGAGGTGGAAATCGCGATCGGCAAGCGCCCCCAACCGCCGCGACAATGA
- the tatC gene encoding twin-arginine translocase subunit TatC — MEDSQETFISHLVELRDRLIRALIAVGIVFLALVNWARDIYTLLAAPMLAALPEGGHMIATDVAGAFFVPMKVTLMVAFLIALPYVLYQAWAFVAPGLYQHEKKLALPLLLASVVLFFIGMSFAYFIVFPTVFGFINKFAPEGVAVMTDIDKYLSFVLTTFLAFGVTFEVPVVVIVLVRVGLVSIDKLKEIRPYVIVGCFVVGAIFTPPDVLSQFMLAVPMWLLYELGIVFARIIGKPENEEKPAEGQALRPLDEAAMDAELDKAEAESAANRSRPD, encoded by the coding sequence ATGGAAGACAGCCAGGAAACCTTCATCTCTCACCTGGTCGAACTGCGCGACCGGCTGATCCGCGCGCTGATCGCGGTGGGTATCGTCTTTCTCGCCCTCGTCAATTGGGCGCGTGACATCTACACGCTGCTGGCCGCGCCGATGCTCGCCGCACTGCCGGAAGGTGGCCACATGATCGCTACCGACGTCGCCGGTGCCTTCTTCGTGCCGATGAAGGTGACCCTGATGGTCGCCTTCCTGATCGCACTGCCCTATGTGCTCTACCAGGCCTGGGCCTTCGTCGCGCCAGGGCTCTACCAACACGAGAAGAAGCTTGCGCTGCCGTTGCTGCTCGCCAGCGTCGTGCTGTTTTTCATCGGCATGAGCTTCGCCTATTTCATCGTTTTTCCGACCGTGTTCGGCTTCATCAACAAGTTCGCGCCGGAAGGCGTCGCGGTGATGACCGACATCGACAAGTATCTGTCGTTCGTGCTGACGACTTTCCTCGCTTTCGGCGTGACCTTCGAGGTGCCGGTGGTGGTCATCGTGCTGGTGCGCGTCGGGTTGGTGAGCATCGACAAACTGAAGGAGATCCGGCCGTATGTGATCGTCGGCTGCTTCGTCGTCGGCGCGATCTTCACCCCGCCGGACGTGCTCTCGCAGTTCATGCTCGCCGTGCCGATGTGGCTGCTCTATGAGCTTGGTATCGTCTTCGCGCGTATCATCGGCAAGCCGGAGAACGAGGAGAAACCGGCTGAGGGCCAGGCTTTGCGGCCCCTCGACGAGGCGGCGATGGATGCCGAGCTCGACAAGGCGGAGGCGGAATCCGCCGCTAATCGGAGCAGACCGGATTGA
- the tatB gene encoding Sec-independent protein translocase protein TatB, producing the protein MFDIGFSELMVIALVGLIVIGPERLPRVARTVGHLLGRLQRYVSDVKNDISREMQIEDLKRLQAQVAEQARSLERQVNEQLKTVETELNQSILDSAAKNAVDASVEAAKPFTPPLPAESSVPTTASDTPRTPPAA; encoded by the coding sequence GTGTTCGATATCGGTTTTTCCGAGCTGATGGTGATCGCCCTGGTGGGGCTGATCGTCATCGGGCCGGAGCGTCTGCCCCGTGTGGCCCGCACCGTCGGCCATCTGCTGGGCCGCCTGCAGCGCTATGTCAGCGATGTGAAAAACGACATCAGCCGTGAGATGCAGATCGAAGACCTGAAGCGGCTGCAGGCCCAGGTGGCGGAGCAGGCGCGTTCACTCGAACGGCAGGTCAATGAGCAGCTGAAAACGGTCGAAACCGAGCTCAATCAGTCGATCCTCGATTCGGCCGCCAAGAACGCGGTCGATGCCTCGGTCGAGGCCGCGAAACCCTTCACACCGCCCTTGCCCGCCGAATCGTCCGTCCCGACGACAGCGAGCGATACGCCGAGAACGCCCCCGGCCGCCTGA
- the tatA gene encoding Sec-independent protein translocase subunit TatA: protein MGTWSIWHWLIVLVIVMLVFGTKKLRNIGQDLGGAVKGFKEGMKEGTSEAPKPIEQAGTTIEGEAHKEQSKS, encoded by the coding sequence ATGGGAACCTGGAGTATTTGGCACTGGTTGATCGTTCTGGTCATCGTGATGCTGGTTTTCGGCACCAAGAAACTGCGCAACATCGGCCAGGATCTGGGCGGTGCGGTCAAGGGCTTCAAGGAAGGCATGAAAGAAGGCACCTCTGAAGCGCCGAAACCGATCGAGCAGGCCGGCACCACGATCGAGGGCGAGGCGCACAAGGAACAGAGCAAGTCCTAA
- a CDS encoding histidine triad nucleotide-binding protein translates to MSNDCIFCKIVRGEIPCKKVYEDEDILAFHDIHPQAPVHFMVIPKRHIASLAEATMDDAPLLGKLFAKLGDLARSQGLTDGFRTLVNTGRIGRQEVYHLHVHVVGGPEPLGPMLPRK, encoded by the coding sequence ATGAGCAACGACTGCATCTTCTGTAAGATCGTGCGGGGCGAAATTCCCTGCAAGAAAGTCTATGAGGACGAAGACATCCTTGCCTTCCACGACATCCACCCACAGGCGCCGGTGCATTTCATGGTGATCCCGAAACGACACATCGCCTCGCTCGCCGAGGCCACGATGGACGATGCGCCGCTTTTGGGCAAGCTGTTCGCCAAGCTCGGAGACCTGGCGAGAAGCCAGGGGTTGACGGATGGCTTCCGCACCCTCGTGAACACCGGCAGGATTGGTCGGCAGGAGGTGTATCATCTCCACGTCCATGTCGTCGGGGGCCCCGAACCTCTGGGCCCGATGCTGCCGCGCAAATGA
- a CDS encoding phosphoribosyl-ATP diphosphatase has translation MIDLEVIHRVQQTLEARKNAAPDGSYVASLYAKGTDAICKKVAEEAAETIMAAKDGDRLHLVREACDLWFHSLVLLTHFGLSVDDVMAEFRRREGISGIDEKASREK, from the coding sequence GTGATCGATCTCGAAGTCATCCATCGCGTGCAGCAAACCCTGGAAGCGCGCAAAAACGCGGCACCCGATGGTTCCTACGTCGCCAGCCTCTATGCCAAGGGCACTGACGCGATCTGTAAGAAAGTCGCCGAAGAAGCCGCCGAAACCATCATGGCGGCCAAGGACGGTGACCGGCTGCACCTGGTGCGCGAGGCTTGTGACCTGTGGTTCCACAGCCTGGTGCTTCTGACTCACTTCGGCCTCTCGGTCGATGACGTGATGGCCGAATTCCGCCGCCGCGAGGGCATTTCCGGGATCGACGAGAAAGCTAGCCGGGAGAAATGA
- the hisI gene encoding phosphoribosyl-AMP cyclohydrolase: MTCKWLNEIEWDDQGLVPVIAQDAESGEVLMFAWMNREALEKTAATGEAIYWSRSRRKLWHKGEESGHFQRVVEIRTDCDNDVVLLKVEQMGGIACHTGRKSCFFQRLEEGCWTPVEPVLKDPKEIYQ, encoded by the coding sequence GTGACCTGCAAGTGGTTGAATGAAATCGAGTGGGACGATCAGGGCCTCGTGCCGGTGATCGCTCAGGACGCCGAAAGCGGCGAGGTGCTGATGTTTGCCTGGATGAACCGCGAGGCGCTGGAAAAGACCGCCGCGACGGGTGAGGCCATCTATTGGTCGCGCTCGCGCCGCAAGCTCTGGCACAAGGGTGAGGAATCCGGCCACTTCCAGAGAGTGGTCGAGATTCGCACCGATTGCGACAACGACGTGGTGCTCTTGAAAGTCGAGCAGATGGGCGGCATTGCTTGCCACACCGGGCGCAAGAGCTGCTTCTTCCAACGGCTCGAAGAGGGCTGCTGGACGCCGGTCGAGCCGGTGCTGAAAGACCCCAAGGAGATTTACCAGTGA
- the hisF gene encoding imidazole glycerol phosphate synthase subunit HisF: MLAKRIIPCLDVNAGRVVKGVNFISLRDAGDPVEIARRYDEQGADEITFLDITASSDQRDIILHIVEAVASQVFIPLTVGGGVRKVEDVRRLLNAGADKVSINTAAVKTPQLVADAAAKVGSQCIVVAIDAKETAPGKWEVFTHGGRNNTHLDAIEWARQVAALGAGEILLTSMDRDGTKNGFDLELTRAVADAVPVPIIASGGVGNLQHLADGVTIGRADAVLAASIFHYGEYTVRQAKEFMRAQGIEVRL, encoded by the coding sequence ATGCTCGCCAAACGCATCATTCCCTGCCTCGACGTCAATGCCGGTCGAGTCGTCAAAGGCGTCAATTTCATCAGTTTGCGCGACGCCGGCGATCCGGTCGAGATCGCACGCCGTTATGATGAGCAGGGAGCGGACGAGATCACCTTCCTCGACATTACCGCGAGTTCCGATCAGCGCGACATCATCCTCCATATCGTCGAAGCCGTAGCCTCCCAGGTGTTCATTCCGCTCACCGTCGGTGGCGGGGTGCGCAAGGTCGAGGACGTGCGGCGGCTGTTGAATGCCGGCGCCGACAAGGTGAGTATCAACACCGCCGCAGTGAAGACCCCCCAGCTCGTCGCCGATGCCGCCGCAAAGGTTGGCAGCCAGTGCATCGTCGTCGCCATCGACGCCAAAGAGACCGCGCCGGGCAAGTGGGAGGTGTTCACGCATGGCGGGCGCAACAACACGCATCTGGACGCGATCGAATGGGCCAGGCAGGTGGCGGCCCTGGGTGCGGGCGAGATTCTGCTCACCAGCATGGACCGCGACGGCACGAAGAACGGTTTCGATCTGGAATTGACCCGCGCAGTGGCCGATGCGGTGCCGGTCCCGATCATCGCCAGCGGCGGCGTCGGCAACCTGCAACATCTGGCCGACGGCGTGACCATCGGCCGGGCCGATGCCGTGCTCGCCGCCAGCATCTTCCACTACGGCGAATACACGGTACGGCAGGCCAAGGAATTCATGCGCGCCCAAGGAATAGAGGTGCGGCTGTAG
- the hisA gene encoding 1-(5-phosphoribosyl)-5-[(5-phosphoribosylamino)methylideneamino]imidazole-4-carboxamide isomerase, producing MLLIPAIDLKDGHCVRLKQGVMEDATVFSEDPAAMARHWIEQGARRLHLVDLNGAFAGKPKNESAIKAILKEVGDEIPVQLGGGIRDLDTIERCLDDGIRYIIIGTAAVKNPGFLHDACVAFPGHIIVGLDAKDGKVAVDGWSKMTGHDVIDLARKFEDYGVEAVIYTDIGRDGMLTGPNIDATVKLARALRIPVIASGGISSLDDIEALCAVAEEGIMGAITGRAIYEGKLDFRAAQAEADKCAAQ from the coding sequence ATGTTGCTGATACCCGCGATCGATCTGAAGGACGGACACTGCGTGCGCCTCAAACAAGGCGTCATGGAGGATGCCACGGTGTTTTCCGAAGATCCGGCGGCGATGGCGCGCCACTGGATCGAGCAAGGCGCGCGTCGACTCCACCTCGTCGATCTCAATGGCGCGTTTGCCGGCAAGCCGAAAAACGAATCGGCGATCAAGGCGATCCTGAAGGAAGTCGGCGACGAGATTCCGGTGCAGTTGGGCGGTGGCATCCGCGATCTCGACACCATCGAGCGCTGTCTCGACGACGGCATCCGCTACATCATCATCGGCACCGCGGCGGTGAAGAATCCCGGCTTCCTGCACGACGCCTGCGTGGCCTTTCCCGGCCACATCATCGTCGGTCTGGATGCCAAGGACGGCAAGGTGGCCGTCGATGGCTGGTCGAAGATGACCGGTCACGACGTGATCGATCTGGCGCGCAAATTCGAGGACTATGGCGTCGAAGCGGTGATTTACACCGACATCGGTCGCGATGGCATGCTCACCGGGCCGAACATCGACGCCACCGTCAAACTTGCCCGGGCATTGAGGATTCCGGTGATCGCCAGCGGCGGCATTTCCAGCCTCGATGACATCGAAGCGCTGTGCGCGGTGGCCGAGGAGGGCATCATGGGCGCGATCACCGGCCGCGCGATCTACGAAGGCAAGCTCGATTTCCGCGCGGCGCAGGCCGAAGCGGACAAGTGTGCCGCGCAATGA